GGGGTGTGCGAATTGCCAGACGCACCTGAAGGCTTCTGCGGTTTTTGTGGTGCCGAAAAGTTTGGGGGTTCCCCTGTCAGGTGAGGGCCTGGAGGTGGTGGTGCACACCCGGGATGGAGTGTTGGGGGGAACGCCGAGGTTGCTTTCGGTGGGGGACCCTGGGAAGGGTTCAAAGTTCCGTTTGAGGGTGGAGCCACTGGACCTGTGATGTTGGGGTGAGTTGGGGTTTGGGGATGGGCCGTGTGTGGTCCATCCTTTTTGTTGTGGGTGCGGGTGGAGAGAGGCTCTATTCCTACGATAAGTCTCTTTATCGTAGGAAAATTGACTGATTTTTGTCTTAAGCCTCTAGAAAGTGCCCCGAACTGCTGAAAGATATAGAATGACCTGTTCCAAGTTTGAAGGGCATTTCTGGGCATTCTGTGCACACATTCTTTTCTCATTAAAGGAGTCAGATGAATCCTGCCCACCGACTGCCCAGTCGACCCAAGAGACACCCCGATGAAACCTGGAGTTCCTGGATTGAGCGGGTGAGTTTCAGCAACAGCCTCAAAGTCAGCGACCTGTTCCCAACTTCCCACAACCCCCACCGTTCCCGCGGGTGGCCGCCCTCCAGCATCAACAGGGCAGACCTCCAGGCCCTGGCTGTGATGCTTGGTATCGATGAAGCAAATTTGGTCCAGCACATGGATTTCCTCCCAGCCCACACCACCCTCTGGTTCTGTCCCCTGTGCCTGCAAGAACAACCCTACTTCCGCACCCACTGGATCCACACCCAGGGGCGGTGCACCATGCATTCCGTGATGCTATTAAATTCTTGTTCAAAATGCAGGAAGGAAGTAAGCGCATACAAAACAGTCTTACACAGAAAAAACCCCAAAACCATGCTTGGTGCATTCATGACGTGCAACCACTGCCAGCATCTCCTTTCTGACCAGCCCACTTCAGCAGACCCCTTCCAACCCAGTACATGGGAACTGCTGGACCTGATTTACCAACACCCCAAACCCCACCCACCAGCGACCAACCTGCAGACCCCAGAATCAACCTTACCCCTCGCCGTGACCTGGTTGATCTGGCACGAAGTGCTCCAGAATCGCTTTGTGAGCACCAGTGAAAACCTCAAAGCCACCCTGAACCGAAACGTTGACGTCAAGTGGCACACTCCCACCTCCAACCTGCAACGGGTGGAGTGCCTTCAAGAGCTTCTCAAAGACTGGCCATGGAGGCTCCACCGCTTTCTCCGCTGGGTGGCCCACCTGAATGCCCTGCAGGACCACCTGCACCTCCCGACCTGGGTGGACCAGGTCATCACCAGTTTCATGCACCAGAAAGACCCCATCTTGATGCTGCAACTGCCTTACCTGCTGGAGGTGGTGGACACCCACCGCATCCCCACTCCAGGGTCACCTCCACTCCAGCACCATGACCTCTGGAAAGCCATCGACTGGCTGGATGGGACCCACCTGAAGGTGATCCAGCAGGTCGAATTGTGCGCATGTGCCCAGCACATGCAACTTTACGGCAGCAACCGGTACCTGGTGCCCTCGCCTTGACCAGACCTGTGGAATCTGACACCCTGATGCATGTCCAGCGATGCCTTTCGTTTGCCGGTGCGTCCCAGGCCCCTGCCCGATGAATCCTTTGCGTCCTGGGTTCAGCGCACAGCATTCAGCAATGGGCTGAGGACCAGCGACCTGTACCCGGCAAAACCCAACGTCAACAAAGCTCTGGGGTTGCCCCCAAAGGCCTTCATGACCGAGAACCTCACCCATCTGTCCCTGGTCCTCGGAATGGACGAACACCTGCTGGAAGATCCCATGCAGGCCGAACATGTGGATGCCACCACAGCGATCTGCCCCCTGTGCCTGCTGGATTCCCCCTATTTCCGGGTCAGTTGGCAGTTCCCGCACACCATAAGATGCGAGCAGCACAAGATTCACTTGCTGGACCACTGCACGTTCTGCAACAATCACATCCCTGCGTATGTCGCCTTCAAGGAGAGGATGCACCCCCAGGACATGCTGCAGGCGTTTGTGGGTTGCCGAAAATGCGGCAAACCGCTGCACACCTGTGAAGCAGAACCAGACCGGGAACCGGCGGTGCACTGGCACCTGTATGCCTTGCTGAATGGCTTTCACCTGGAACCTCCATTTCCATGGTTGACCGTGGAACTCTCTGGGCGGGAGTGGCCTGTGGGTGTCCTGCAAGTGTTGTATCACCAGGTGGTCTGTGCCTACACCTTTCATGGCAATGACCTCCCAAATGCCCTGTGGGAAGGACACCCTGACTTCCCGCAAGAAAATCCTCTGGGAGAGTATTCTTCAGCGAAGAGGGCAGCCATGGCACGCATCAGGTTGCTCAGTTGGTTTGTGCAGGACTGGCCGTGGCGTGTCCACCGATTTTTGCGGCATGTGGCTTACGCCAGCCAACCTGAAACCCGGGACCGCAGGTATTGGGTGTCCGAGGTGCTGGTTGACTTTGCCTTGGGGCACGATCCCATTGAGAAATTCCATCTGGAGTACCTGCAGGAAACGCTGCGGCGAGAATGGAACCGGCGGCATGAGGATTTTCACGACCACCTGGAAGACTGGTTTTTTCCTGCACCCATCAGGAGGCTGATGACCCATTTACGGATCTGGAGTTTGGAGGAGTTGCCTGTGGTCAATGTTGAAGATTGTGTGTGTGCCACACGGTGGAAGGAACTGCAGTTCAACAGGAGGTATAAGCAACGGCAGACTGAATCGGAATGACGGGTCACCCAGTCATTCCATAGGACAGTCATATCAAAACAGATTGCAATTCATGTGTTTTTGATGTCAGAACAGACTGCAACCGACAAGGGATGGGCACCCCCCATCCCCATTGGGGCTCTGTCTACGATAACTGTAATTATCGTAAAAATGCTATGATGGTTGCAACATGGCACTTGAACTTGACGTTTACCGGGGCCAGCTCGAACAGGCCCGACACCTCACCAACCTCACCGACGACAACAAACGCAAGAAAGCTGTCCGGGCCTGCGCCGAAAAGGACTTTGACACCCTCTGGGAGATTGTGCTTGGGTACCTGACCCTGTACGCCCAGAACAAGATCCTGACCAGCACGCACACCATCCGCAGCTACCACACAGGGATCAGACAATTCGTGGAGTATGCCACCCAGAACGCCTGGAACCTGCTGAACCCGAAGCGGGATGATCCGCAACTGTGGGTGAATGCCCTGCTGGTCACCCCGGCCATCAATCCGAAGGCGGTCAGGCCTCCCAAAAAACCCAAAACCCTGAGCATCGACACGGTTCGCTCCCGGGTGGCAGCTGTACGAACCCTGTACAAGGCGCTGCGCTGGGCAGGGGCCACCGAAGCAGACCCCTTCCAGGACGTGCGTTTACCCAAAGACAACACCCACAGCCTGGAAAAAAATGCCCCTTACGCTGAGGAGGAAGTGGAGGCCTTTCTGGAGTACGCGGACCTGCCCATGCAGGTGCTGATTTACCTGCTGTCCCACGGTGGTCTGCGCATCAGTGAGGCCCTGGCTGTGGAATGGGAGGACCTGGATGATTCCCGCAGGCGCCTGAGGATCAACGAGGGCAAGGGCCGCAAGACCCGCACCATCGCCATGTCAACGTCTCTGCTGCAGGTGCTCAGGGAGTACCGCCGTGAACTGGGGGTACGCCCGGATGGCCAGCTGTTTTCCTTTGGCACCCGGGAAACCGCCCATTACCACATCGAGAAGGTGGCCTTGCAGGCAGGGGTGCGCTTCCGGGGGTTCCATGCGTTTCGCAAGTACGCCGGGACCCGCCTGATGGAGCAGGTCAAGGACCTGTCCCGGGTGGCCAATCACCTGGGTCACGCCTCGGTGGACACCACCCGAAAGTATGCGAAGCCTGCGGCAGATGACCTCAAAGATGAACTTTCTGGCTGGTGATGCCTTCTCACTTTCATTTTGATGTTTTCCCGGGTCTTCTGATACCTGATTTGAATTGGAGGGGCCTTAAAAGCGATTTTAGAGCGTGATGTGAAAAAGAAGCTTTGAAACAGCTTTTCTGCGTTTTGTGCACGTTCTGCCCTTTGACTGTCCATCTGGCGGATGTCAGGGGGCAGCCTTTCTTTTATGCTGGACAGCATGATTCTTGGGATTCATCCGCATCACATCATTTCTCCGCCCACCGTCCGTTGCTGATCCGGCACGGACAGGGATTTTTTGCATCTGCTTTCACCTGAGCTGACAGCAGGTCTGCCCTGTTTTTGAGACTCAACTGCTCCATTCAAACAGGGTGTTCAATCATGAAACAATTGGAAGGGGTCTTTCTGACCCTGCTTGCTGCCGTGCTGTGGGGCACGGTGGGCATCAGCGTGAAGTACCTGATGCTGCATTCCCACCTTTCAGCCGAAAACATCGCCTTCATGCGCCTGATGCTGGCTGCGCCCATGCTGATGCTGTTTTCTTTGCGGTTCCAGAAGCCTGTAGGCCCTTTTCCGCTTGTCGGTGTTCTGCTGCTGGGTCTGGGGCATGCCGTGTATTGCTATGGCTACTTCCGGGCCATCCCGCTCACCGGGATCAGCATCGCGGTTACGGTTTCCCTGTGCCTGCCTCCCCTTTTGCTGGCGTTTTACAGTGCCCTGGTGCTGAGAGAAAAACTCCACCTGAACCTGTGGGGAGCCATCTTCCTGGGAGTGGTGGGCCTCGGTCTGGTCACCCAGGTCAGTCACGGTCACCTGAACCTGCAAGGCCTCATGCTGTCGGGTCTCGCAGGAATCGGGTTCCTGCTGACCCTGAAAGGCAGCCAGTTGATCCTGGGCTGGCAACCCCAGACCCCCCTGCTGGCCCTGGGGTTTCTGGCTGGAGGGATTTTCCTGTTGCCTTATGCGCCTGACCTGCACCAACTCCGTCAGCTGGCCGCTGTGGAGTGGGGTCACCTGCTGTACCTGGCCCTGATTCCCTCTGCCCTGGCTTACATCCTCTTCCAGCGTGGCCTGAAAACCATCTCCAGCCTGACTGCAGGCCTCATCACCCTGTTCGAGCCCCTGGTGTCGATGGTGCTTGCTGTGCTGCTGTTCAGCGAAGTGCTGCTCCCCCTGCAGTGGCTCGGGGTGGCGTGCGTGTCCCTGATGCTGCTGCTCCTGACACGCAAAAACTCCGTCCAGAACAGCACGTGATCGTGACCATCACCAAAACCCTCTCAAACGTTGCATAATAGTCAGCAAATGCCTGACCAGGACCAAACAATAAAATCCGTACGCATGCTGATCCAACAGGCGAAGCAGGACCCGCACCTCCAGCGGGAACTGCTTCAGCTTGCCCACGAAATCATCGGCCTGCACCTCAACCTGCCCACCCCCGTCCCTGCAGAAAATCCCGAAATCCGCAGGGCAGAGCCCGTCCCATCTGGTCCATCCATTCCTGGCTTCTCTGAGCCGGATGAACTCGATGACCTGATGGACCACTTCTACGCCACGCTTCCCGCACAGAGTGCCCCCTCCACCCTGGTGGAAGCACACTCTGGGGACTTCCACCTCCCGGAAGTGCGCCACGAGCCCCGGCCTGAACCCAAACCGGACATCTACCCCCTGCAGCCCGACGAGGTGCTTGCAGGCGTGATCAACCGCTGTCAGGTCAAGGCCCGCCTGATCGAAGCCATTGCAGATGCAGACCAGACCCGCATCGAGCAGTACGCCCGGGAACTGCGCACCCTGGAAGGCCGTTACACCTGGCACCAGGACCTCAACCCCAGGCTGGGCCGGGACAAGCTCTTCAACATGGCCCAGAATTACGCTGTGCTTGCAGAAGTTGCCCAGTACCTGAACCGCACTGGCACCACCGTCAGGCACGCCCTGGAGCTCGCAGCGGAAGCCCAGTCCGCAGTGCGGGCCGCCAGCCTGGAACTCGGGGAGTCTGGAGACGACAGCGACCAGCGCGCCATGTTCGGGTGGCTGAAAGCCTACACCTCCCAGCACCGGGTGTTCCTGAGCAGGCACATGCGCCTCAATGACCCCGCAAACCCCTACAACCACGAGGACCGTCGCCGCCAGCTGGAAGACCTGCTGGCCCACCACGGCTGATCCACACACAAACCCTGAAGCAGCAGACCGCAGATCAAAACGGTCTGCTGCTTCATTTGCACGTTAAACTTCTGTCATGACCCACAACTTCCCCAGCCCTCAGGACATCGAGACCCTCAGTCCAGAAGACCTCGCAGCGAAACTCACGGGCATCCCTGGCACCCTGGGTGAAAAACTTGGTGTGGTGATCACCCATGCCACCCCCAGCCGCGTTCTGGCCACCATGCCCGTACAGGGCAACCTGCAACCCGCAGGAAGGCTCCACGGAGGGGCCAGCATCGCCCTCGCAGAAGAACTCGCCAGTGTTGGTTCCTGGCTCAACCTTGATGTCAGCCAGCAGGTGGCTGTGGGTGTGGACATCAACGCCACCCACGTGCGTGGCGTCACTTCAGGGCAGGTGCAGGCAGAGGCCACCCTGGCGTACCGGGGACGCACCGTCATGGTCTGGAACATTGTCCTGCGCGATGAGCGGGGGAAGGAGACCTGCATTGCCCGCTGCACCTGCAATGTGATCCGCAGGTAAACCATCAAACCTGAGCCACATGGCTGATGGGCTCGCACCTGAAGGTCTCTTACACTGGTCAGGATGACCCTCTTTGACGGGGCCATGGTGGTCACCCTGCTGCAAGCTGCCCCCAACCGGGTGATGGCCCTGGACATATTCCTGGACACCGATGACCAGATTGAACTGGATGAAACCCAGCACCGGGTGCTTTTCGACCGGGAAGACCAGATTCACCTGCTTCCCCACCTCCCTCCCCAGCAGGGTGAGCTGCAAAGGGAACTCGAGGTGCAGATCCGTCTGTTCTGGCGCACATTTGCCATGCTCCCAGGCATCGAACGAGGAGAGCGCATCCAGGCCATGAAGCGCCTCACCGATGAAGTCGAAACAGCCCTGCAGATTTGCACCCTGGGGCGGGGACGCTTCAGGGACATCGGCGAGAACCGAGGGAATGTGCTGCTCCTTCCCCATGAACGCCAGGCACTCGAAGACATTCTTGCAGTTCGAAAGCACCCTGGTGGAAAGGCACCTGCTCCTCGCCGCATTCGTCCAGCAGCATGCCCGAAAAGCAGTCGAGCAACTGAACACCTCCTACCCGGAGGCTCTGGAACAGGCCGTCATGGCTTACGTCCATGCAGAACTTCAACGGATGAACCTGAGTGTATCCATTCCAATGGCCCGGGAACAGAATCCCCTGTAAGGTGACATCCATCAGGAGGTACACCCATGACCGAGAAAGAAAACAACCAACAGGGCAAGAGCGGAGAAACCGGCACCCAGAACACCAACACAGGTGGACACGGCGCAAGTGCCGACACCCACAGCGGCACCCTCAGTGGTCAGCGTGGCAACACCAACCGGACTGGGGAACAAACCGGGATCAAAGAAGAAAAATAAGCTGCTCTGACTTCAGGGGGGCTGGTTTTGTTTTACCAGCCCCCCGTTGAAAGTCCGCTGTGGACACGGAAAAAATGCCTGTTTTGGTGCCCGTGCCCTGTTGGGCCGCGCCAATGGAACCCTCCAGCAAAGAGAACATGGATCTAACCGTTGGGCATGGGGTTGCGTGTTTTTGCATGGAGGCTTCCGATCAAAGAGTGCTCTGTTTTGTAAGGAGTGCAGGATGGGGATTCAGAACGTGAGGATGCGTGATTTGTGGGTAGAGTGTTGTTTGATTTTACTTGTGAAAATATTATCTTTTTAAGAATACCCTCTTTTG
This sequence is a window from Deinococcus cellulosilyticus NBRC 106333 = KACC 11606. Protein-coding genes within it:
- a CDS encoding DMT family transporter, translating into MKQLEGVFLTLLAAVLWGTVGISVKYLMLHSHLSAENIAFMRLMLAAPMLMLFSLRFQKPVGPFPLVGVLLLGLGHAVYCYGYFRAIPLTGISIAVTVSLCLPPLLLAFYSALVLREKLHLNLWGAIFLGVVGLGLVTQVSHGHLNLQGLMLSGLAGIGFLLTLKGSQLILGWQPQTPLLALGFLAGGIFLLPYAPDLHQLRQLAAVEWGHLLYLALIPSALAYILFQRGLKTISSLTAGLITLFEPLVSMVLAVLLFSEVLLPLQWLGVACVSLMLLLLTRKNSVQNST
- a CDS encoding tyrosine-type recombinase/integrase codes for the protein MALELDVYRGQLEQARHLTNLTDDNKRKKAVRACAEKDFDTLWEIVLGYLTLYAQNKILTSTHTIRSYHTGIRQFVEYATQNAWNLLNPKRDDPQLWVNALLVTPAINPKAVRPPKKPKTLSIDTVRSRVAAVRTLYKALRWAGATEADPFQDVRLPKDNTHSLEKNAPYAEEEVEAFLEYADLPMQVLIYLLSHGGLRISEALAVEWEDLDDSRRRLRINEGKGRKTRTIAMSTSLLQVLREYRRELGVRPDGQLFSFGTRETAHYHIEKVALQAGVRFRGFHAFRKYAGTRLMEQVKDLSRVANHLGHASVDTTRKYAKPAADDLKDELSGW
- a CDS encoding PaaI family thioesterase; the protein is MTHNFPSPQDIETLSPEDLAAKLTGIPGTLGEKLGVVITHATPSRVLATMPVQGNLQPAGRLHGGASIALAEELASVGSWLNLDVSQQVAVGVDINATHVRGVTSGQVQAEATLAYRGRTVMVWNIVLRDERGKETCIARCTCNVIRR
- a CDS encoding TniQ family protein is translated as MSSDAFRLPVRPRPLPDESFASWVQRTAFSNGLRTSDLYPAKPNVNKALGLPPKAFMTENLTHLSLVLGMDEHLLEDPMQAEHVDATTAICPLCLLDSPYFRVSWQFPHTIRCEQHKIHLLDHCTFCNNHIPAYVAFKERMHPQDMLQAFVGCRKCGKPLHTCEAEPDREPAVHWHLYALLNGFHLEPPFPWLTVELSGREWPVGVLQVLYHQVVCAYTFHGNDLPNALWEGHPDFPQENPLGEYSSAKRAAMARIRLLSWFVQDWPWRVHRFLRHVAYASQPETRDRRYWVSEVLVDFALGHDPIEKFHLEYLQETLRREWNRRHEDFHDHLEDWFFPAPIRRLMTHLRIWSLEELPVVNVEDCVCATRWKELQFNRRYKQRQTESE